A region of Calypte anna isolate BGI_N300 chromosome 22, bCalAnn1_v1.p, whole genome shotgun sequence DNA encodes the following proteins:
- the ZNF703 gene encoding zinc finger protein 703, with protein MAEDMGAPQELRLGPSNSDPAEPPAGPRPRTPPSRGTAGAPSPRPPPADPLRQASRLPIRVLKMLSAHGGHLLHPEYLQPLSSTPVSPIELDAKKSPLALLAQTCSQIGKPDPPPSSKLNAVASAGLPAAEKEPTARPAALKPPGSGDTPTEDKSSFKPYSKGGGEPRKEGGTDKAGFRVPSAACPPFPPHAAASPGSSRGASPQHADPKGVEEKKEPEVGKPSPEGTGGGLGRGAAEPGAHGEPPSGRKSEPPALPPAGHVAPVSPYKPGHSVFPLPPSSIGYHGSIVGAYAGYPSQFVPGLDPTKPGLVGSQLPAALGLPGKPPSSSPLTGASPPSFMQGLCRDPYCLSYHSASHLGSSNCSSCVHDPGSLKSGYPLVYPTHPLHSVHTTLSSSGTPSLPAHPLYTYGFMLQNDPLPHICNWVSASGPCDKRFATSEELLTHLRTHTALPGAEKLLAGYPTSGLSSAASCHLHLPPAAPGSPNTLPASLSLRSPHTLGLNRYHPYGKSHLPTAGALPVPSLPAAGPYYSPYALYGQRLTSASALGYQ; from the exons ATGGCAGAGGACATGGGTGCTCCTCAGGAGCTGCGCTTGGGCCCCTCTAATAGCGACCCAG CGGAGCCCCCGGCGGGGCCCCGGCCGAGGACCCCTCCGAGCCGCGGAACCGCGGGCGCCCCGTCGCCTCGGCCGCCCCCCGCCGACCCGCTGCGCCAGGCCAGCCGGCTGCCCATCCGCGTCCTGAAGATGCTCAGCGCCCACGGCGGCCACCTCCTGCACCCCGAGTACCTTCAGCCGCTCTCCTCCACGCCCGTCAGCCCCATCGAG CTGGACGCCAAGAAGAGCCCGCTGGCGCTGCTGGCCCAGACCTGCTCGCAGATCGGCAAACCCGACCCGCCGCCCTCCTCCAAGCTGAACGCCGTGGCCTCCGCCGGGCTTCCCGCCGCCGAGAAGGAGCCCACCGCCCGGCCCGCCGCCCTGAAGCCCCCGGGCAGCGGGGACACACCGACCGAGGACAAATCCAGCTTCAAGCCCTACTCGAAAGGCGGGGGGGAACCGCGCAAAGAGGGCGGCACGGACAAAGCCGGGTTTCGGGTGCCCAGCGCCGCCTGTCCCCCGTTCCCCCCGCACGCTGCCGCCTCGCCCGGCAGCTCCCGCGGTGCCTCCCCCCAGCACGCCGACCCTAAGGGCGTCGAGGAGAAGAAGGAGCCCGAGGTGGGCAAACCCAGCCCCGAGGGGACGGGCGGGGGGCTGGGACGCGGGGCGGCGGAGCCCGGGGCGCACGGCGAGCCCCCCTCGGGCCGAAAATCGGAACCCCCCGCCCTGCCGCCCGCCGGCCATGTGGCCCCCGTCTCGCCCTACAAGCCGGGTCACTCCGTCTTCCCTCTGCCGCCTTCCAGCATCGGTTACCACGGCTCCATCGTCGGCGCCTACGCGGGTTATCCGTCCCAGTTCGTGCCCGGCTTGGACCCCACCAAACCGGGGCTGGTGGGCAGCCAGTTGCCAGCGGCTCTGGGCTTACCGGGCAAACCACCCAGCTCCAGCCCGCTCACCGGGGCCTCGCCGCCCTCCTTCATGCAGGGATTATGCCGGGACCCGTATTGCCTGAGCTACCACAGCGCCTCTCACCTGGGCTCCAGCAACTGCTCCAGCTGCGTGCACGACCCCGGCAGCCTGAAGAGCGGATACCCCTTGGTGTACCCCACGCACCCCCTGCATTCGGTGCACACCACGCTCTCCTCCAGCGGCACCCCCAGCCTGCCCGCCCACCCCCTCTACACCTACGGCTTCATGCTGCAGAACGACCCCTTGCCCCACATATGCAACTGGGTTTCTGCCAGCGGACCCTGCGACAAGAGGTTTGCCACCTCGGAGGAGCTGCTCACCCACCTACGGACCCACACGGCCCTGCCGGGGGCGGAAAAACTCTTGGCGGGTTACCCTACCTCcgggctgagctctgcagcctcctgccacctccacctcccgcccgccgcccccggGAGCCCCAACACGTTACCGGCTTCCCTCTCCTTGAGGAGCCCACACACTTTGGGACTAAACAGGTACCACCCCTACGGCAAGAGCCACTTGCCCACGGCCGGCGCCCTGCCCGTGCCCTCCTTGCCGGCTGCCGGACCTTACTACTCCCCATATGCTCTCTACGGCCAAAGACTAACTTCAGCTTCTGCACTGGGATATCAGTAA